TGCAGAACAACTGCTCACTACCGAAAACCCCGATTACACATTATATACTACGGAAAATGGGCTTTCAAGCGATTTTACCTCGGAAATAATAAAGACAAAAAACAACGAATATTGGATAAGTACCGGGAACGGAATTTCAAAAATAAATACTGCTGAAAAAAAAGCCACTTCGTATAAAAGAATAATGAACGCTCGTAACTTTGAGTTCAATCACAACGCGGCAACGCTCACTAAAGACAGCGTTATATATTTCGGAGGAACGAATGGTATTGTTCGTTTTAGACCTTCAGAAATATATAAAAACCAATTTCCACCGCAAGTTTCATTTTCAGACTTTCGAATTGTGAATGTTCCCGTTGCCATTTCAAATAAAAAAACCAAGAACACGTTAATCCCAAAAAATATAGCATATGTTGAAAAGGTAACCCTAAATCCATCCGATAAAATAATTTCCTTTAGTATTGATGCAGTAAACTTCACACTCCCCGAAGAAACCCGTTACGCCTACAAACTGGAAGGATTTGATGACGATTGGATTGAATCTAAAAGCCCTGTAATTACACGGTCAAACCTCGGTGCTGGAAACTATACATTGTTGGCCAAGGCAGCAAACAACGATGGCGTTTGGAGCGAAACGGCTACTCTTGAACTGGAAATGCTCGCCCCCTGGTTCCAAAGTTGGTGGGCGTATATATTGTATTTTTTCCTTGCCATTGCAACCGTGTATTTACTCCTTAAATTACGTTTGCAGCAGGAACGTAGGTTAGAATTAGCCCGGGCGCAGGAACGCGATATTTTTAGAAAGCGAAGCTCACGCGATTTTCACGACGAAGCTGGCACCCGAATTACGCGTATCGCATTGATAACTGAACTTGCAAAAATGAAGTCTGACAATGACCCCGAAATGCTCGAATACCTGGCACAGATTGATACGAACCTTCAGGACCTCAATGGAGGAATGCGCGATTTTATTTGGGCTTTGGACCCAAGTAAAGACAATGCTTTTGATACACTAACTCGTTTTGTGGAATTTGCCGCAAAGTTCTGTGAATTCGGAAATATTCAGTTTAAGTCACAGAATATTTCTGAAAATTTAAAAAAGAAAGAACTCAATATGGCTGAAAGAAGGCATCTGCTACTTATTTTAAAAGAAGCGATAAACAATAGTGTAAAGCACGGTAACTGTACAGAAATAAGTTTTAAAATAAATTCGAGACCCGGAATGCTACAACTAAGCTTAGCAGACAACGGTAAAGGCTTTAACAGCAATACAACTACCCGTGGCAACGGATTAACAAATATGAAAGAGCGCGCCGAAGCACTAGGCGGTGCATTGAAAATAAAATCGGAAACCAATGGCGGCACCAAACTTACTCTAACACTGGAAACTACCCGCTTGGGTAATTGAAAAAGCCTTGAAAGTAACGTATCTTTCTACAAGACAATGACTGTACAGCCCACCATAAAAATTTGTATCATAGAAGATGATGCCTTGATTTTAAAATCGCTACAACAAGTATTGAATAATGCTGACGGTTTTAAAGTAATAGGCACGTATTTTTCTGCGGAAGAGGCACTCGAAAACTTTAGTGAAAACTACCCCGATGTGCTTCTATTAGATATTGATCTTCCAGGCATAAGCGGTATTGAGGCTATTGCGAAGTTAAAAAAAATACAGCCTGACCTAAACATTGTAATGCTTACGATACACGAGGAATCTGAACACGTTTTTTCCGCGTTACGGCAAGGAGCTGTGGGATATTTGGTAAAGGGCAATCATTCAAAATTGCTGCTCGATGGCATACGTGAAGTTTTTGAAGGCGGCGCGCCTATGAGTCCTTCTATTGCTAGAGAAGTAATTACTTCGTTTAAGCCATCGTACGAAACTATTTTAAGCGAACGGGAATTGGAAGTTTTGGAAAAGCTGAGCAATGGCACCAACAACAGCCAGATTGCAGATGAGCTCTTTGTTTCGGTTAACACCATTAAAGCACATGTAAAAAATATCTATAAAAAGCTGCACGTTAATTCACGAGCGGAGGCAGTAAAGAAAGGGTTTCGCAAGGGACTCTTTTGAAGTTTACATTTATAAATTTAAAATAATACAGATGAAACAATTAATAGCCACCACCGTATTTATAATTATATCGCAATTTGTTTTTGCGCAAAATTTTACCGGCAGTTTTGACCTCGTTATTGGCCCGGAAAATCCCGACGTCAATAGCCGCAGCGATACGTTATCCTTCTTTTTTGGAGAAAACAAAAAGGCGCTTATCATTCACGCCCGTGGCAACCAACCCGATCTGCGCTTGGTTTTTAGTCCGAAAGACAGCACTATTACCGGGTTATTTATAGTGAATGAAAAAAAAGGTGGCTATATATTGCCGATGAACAAAAAGTATTGGCCCTCAATGGATTATGCGCTTAGGGATTACGGCACAGGTCCAAGAAAACAGTTGAACACGGCCAACGAGCAAAAAGAAATAAATGGTTACTTGTGTAATAAAATGGTTTGTAGCTTCGATAAATTGGAAGCTACTTTTTGGATTGCCAACGAAATTGAATTGAGTTTGGTACAAGTGTTGGCCTACCAAACCGTAGGTGCCGGAAAAGATGATAGTGCGGTAGAAATGCTAGCAAACTGCGGAATACAGGGATTTTCGATGCTTGCGAAAATTCACGTGCGGGAAAGGAAAGATCCAGTACTGTTATCAATACTTAATTTGAACGATACCTTTGACGATGCAATTTTTAGTACCGAGGGCCATACGCTTGCCGATATGACGGAGCAATAAATATGCTTTCCCTTTATGCATTCACTACTGAACAATTACGCCCAAAAATTGAAAATCCCGCTTGTATTATATACGAGCGGGACTTCAATTTAAAAGCACTTCAACAAAACTTATTTTTCAAATTATTTTATATAGACTTCAAGGTTATTTAAACAAACAATTGGCTACACCCACATTATCACTTACGTCCAAACCCGATTTAAATGGTACCGTTCCCGAAGGCAATGAAGAAATAGGATAACCTTTAAATCGCAATCCATTTATTGATATCGCTCCCCCACCTGATATTTTAATTGCTGAAGGGAACACAGAAACTTCGGTATTTGAGCTTGATGGCGCAGCCCCATTTTTAGGATGTACCATTGTAATTTGCGGTGAAACAAAATAGCTGCCGGCGGTTTGCTGGACTGCTTGGGTAAAATTTAGAACTTCGCCATTCATCAGCAAAGCAGGTACTGAATTTTGATAAGGGTTAGAATAATCCGTAACTGCCTCAACCATATTTGGATGTAATTTGGCATTGGAGGCTTTATAAATATCCTGACCAAAATTTTGCCAAGAAATATTACCGGAAATCTTTTCAGACCCCACAAAAATAGCTTGATGTTCATTTTCAGCCTTTATTTTGAGCGGCGGCAAACTTGAAGTTCCCCATTGCACCGAAGCTGCTTGTTTATAGGTACCATCCCTTACAATTATAGTTGCATTTTTTCCTTGTTGCCGTTTGCCATTGGCAACATCCAACGCTTTTTGAAGTGTTGCAAACGGATTGGTTTTACTACCAGAATTGGCGTCGTTACCATCCATTGCAACATATAGGTTTTCTGGATGATCATCATCACCGTTAGTTCCGTCGTCATTTGGGTTTTGCCCTATTGAGCCTCCCCCTGTATCAATTCCATCTAAAATAGGATCATCTTCAGCTATATAATCTGCTTCCCCACAAAAACACAGTTCGTCTATAAACACTTCACTGCCATCAGTACTGGGGTATTTTTGTGCGAGTTCCACCGCATTCATTCCATAGGGCGGCGTAACGGGAAAGCCACTATTTACCATTTGCAGCTGTATTGCTGCTTTAGCCACTTTTCGGTTTGGCAAAATGCGAAGTGGAATTCTGAAAGGAGTCCAATCGCCAGTACTTTTTGAAATTACTGAAGCAGTTTCTCCCGGCATCACACCACCTGCAAAGTTTTTGTTTTCCATAAATAATATGGGCCAAAGCCATAGCTTATCGCCTTCTTTTAAATTAGCTTTATAATAGCCACATAATGCGCCGGGAGCTTTTTCCACGGGAAAACTCATGTTTTCGCGCATAAAAATTTCGTTTTCTGCTAAGACAGCTCCTTCACAATTGCCTTGACAGGTAAATAATGACCCGCTAAAGGAACTCTTCCGGAGTTGCTCTTTAATTGATGCTGGTAATTTTGCATACTCTGCCGGTTTTTCATTTTTAAGCATTTCAAGTATTGAAGCATTTTTTATCCGAACTCCAAAGCCGAATTTTCCCGGAGTTTGGAATACATTCCGCATATCAAAATTAATGTTTGGCGTGCCGTATTTATCGCCCATATTTGTAGTGAGCCAGTTTTTGGGGTTGTCGGTTCCAGACCATTCCTGAAAATTTCCGTTGGGAATAGGTATGCAATCGTCTTGGGCAATTGCGACCGTAAAGAACAAAAAGCTGATGATATAGAGTAATTTTTTCATATTCTTTCGTTTTATAAAAGTTTGAATTCCGTTCTACGGTTTTTCGCCTTATTAAGTGCAGTATCATTAGAAGCCACTGGGTCGCTTTCTCCTTTTCCCTGGGTTGTTAACCGAGCTTCAGAAACTCCAAACTCGTTTACCAACGCATTTTTTACCGATGCCGCACGACGGTTGGAAAGATCCATATTGTGCTCATCGGATCCATCGGAATCCGTGTGGCCGGTAATCAATATATTTTTTCCCTGTTCAGAATTTATCGCTTCCGCAATTTCCTTTAGAATACCATAAGCTTCAGGTTTCAATTTATCGCTATCTACATCAAACGTGATGGCGGTGGTAGAATAGCTTCCCGTTTTAAACAACTTGGTCCGTGGTTCTGGCAAACCTTCGGCCACACGTAAGTTAGTTAACAAAATGGCCTGATCGTCCTTCAGCCCATAACTGTCAAAAATGATACTGCCAAAATTTTTAGAGTCGTTGATGGCTCGTGGCGCATCAAAAATTTTCTCACCATTCACATACATTCTATAGCGTTTCTCTTTAACTGAAATAGCCACATGCATCCCTTTCTGAAAAGCTTGGCGTATATCTCTTTCGGTTCGCCCTACGGCCATTTCACCCTCACCTTGGTGATCTATCGATTTTAAGTTTTGGGCTTTAACCCAATTGGGATATGGTGAGAAATAGCTATACACATATCGCTGGCCTAATTTTAGAGGTTTAACCCCATCGGCTAAATACACATAAAAGCCTGCTGTTTGTGAAGTATTATTATTCTTTAAATTAAAAGCTCTAACATCAAATTCAACAGTAAAATCCTTTGGCAGATTCTTTGGTAAATCTGGTTCGTACTTTGTATAATTGTACATTTTCAACCATTTTTGTTTCGGATTGTCACTCAAAGTAACAAGCTCACCAGAACCTTTGGTATTCCATAATTGCGGAAAATCGCCCACGGGGTCATCGGCAAAATCGTCAAAAAGAATGATATCCTCTCCCGGCACCCAATCGCTTTTTTTGTACATGGTTACCGTGGCGGTCTCGGTTTGAGCTACTTCGGTGTTGCTTCCACTATCGGGTTCGCCACTATTACCATTTGAGGTTCCATCATTAGAAGTGCCACTGGAGCTACTTCCGCCATCGTTGCCCAAAAGGGTATCCATTGCTTTCCCGGTATCTTTTTCAACTTTTTTCTCTAATTTTCTGGTGATGACATCTTCAGATTTTTTTCCTAATTTTTTCCAGATCTGTGCTTCGGCTGTTTGTACGCCCAAAAACGCCACCAATACCGACACGATAAGTGCTGTAATAAAGTTTTTGTTTTTCATAATTTGAAGTTTAAAATGGGGAGAGTTAATACGTCCAAATCTACTATACACGTAAACGCCAGTCAATTACCCGTCTGGGTAATTTAAAAAATGACAAACCGAATGTTACCACATTGCAAAGGCACTAAAAACCTTTAGGAAGACTTTTAGAATCATTGTGAATTTGATTTCTTATTTTTAAGCAAATAAATTTTAAAAGAAATTATGGCAGAAATAAAATTAGGTGACAACACCATTGAAACATTCGGAACCCTTCCAAAAGTGGGAGAAAAAGCTCCAGATTTTGAATTAACCACGCGCGATTTAAGTTCAAAAAAACTCTCCGATTACAAAGGGTCGCGAGTGGTAATGAATATTTTTCCGAGCATAGACACTAATGTTTGTGCCACCTCGGTTAGAAAATTTAATGAAAAAGCAACTGGATTGGAAAACACAAAAGTGCTTTGTATTTCTAAAGACCTTCCCTTTGCCCAACAACGTTTTGTAAATGATGAGGAATTAAATAACGTTACAAATCTGTCTGATTTTCGCGATGGCAACTTCGGAAAAAATTACGGGGTTGAAATGACCAGCGGCGCGCTTAGAGGGCTTCATTCCCGTGCCGTAGTTGTTTTAGATGAAGATGGGAAAGTAATTTACAACCAGCAGGTACCTGCCATTGGTGAGGAGCCCGATTATCTTTCCGCATTAAAAACTCTTTTATAATGAGGAATTCATTTTTAGGAAAGCGCCTTAAAGCATTTCGGTATGCATTCAAAGGTGCTTTTCTATTAATTCGCAATGAAGCGAGTATTCAGGTGCAAACCGCTCTGGCGATAATAATGACCATTGCGGGTTTTTATTTTGAAATTACTACCGTTGAATGGATGTTTCAAATATTCGCAATAGGATTAGTACTCAGTATTGAAGGCTTAAATACAGCTGTGGAAGAAATTGCGGATTTTGTGCATCCCGATTTCCACAATAAAATTGGATTAATTAAAGACATTGCGGCGGGTGCTGTTTTTTTTGCGGCCGTTACTGCGATAATCATTGGGTGCTTTATTTATATCCCGAAATTTTAACTTCTTATACGCATTCCTTCCCGTTAAGGCTTAAGGCTTTAAAACTACCCAATTGGGTAATTACATTTTCTCTGATTTGGTTGTAAGTTTATTTTTTGAATTAATTTTCACTAAATTTAACACAACCAAACTTATTGATTATGAAACAATTAGTTACTATTTTCTGCATTTTGCTTTTCACTTTCCAAAGTGAGGCGCAGACCAAGCAAGCTCCAGAAGTTCCTTCCCCCATTATTTTTATTTATGATGCCAGTGGCTCTATGTGGGGCCAAATGCAAGGCAAAACGAAGATGGAAATTGCATCAACGGTGCTTTCCAATTCCATTAACGATTTTGCCGAAAACCAAAAAATTGGGCTCGTTGCTTACGGACATCGTAAAAAGGGAGA
This region of Aequorivita marisscotiae genomic DNA includes:
- a CDS encoding DUF1565 domain-containing protein, whose protein sequence is MKKLLYIISFLFFTVAIAQDDCIPIPNGNFQEWSGTDNPKNWLTTNMGDKYGTPNINFDMRNVFQTPGKFGFGVRIKNASILEMLKNEKPAEYAKLPASIKEQLRKSSFSGSLFTCQGNCEGAVLAENEIFMRENMSFPVEKAPGALCGYYKANLKEGDKLWLWPILFMENKNFAGGVMPGETASVISKSTGDWTPFRIPLRILPNRKVAKAAIQLQMVNSGFPVTPPYGMNAVELAQKYPSTDGSEVFIDELCFCGEADYIAEDDPILDGIDTGGGSIGQNPNDDGTNGDDDHPENLYVAMDGNDANSGSKTNPFATLQKALDVANGKRQQGKNATIIVRDGTYKQAASVQWGTSSLPPLKIKAENEHQAIFVGSEKISGNISWQNFGQDIYKASNAKLHPNMVEAVTDYSNPYQNSVPALLMNGEVLNFTQAVQQTAGSYFVSPQITMVHPKNGAAPSSSNTEVSVFPSAIKISGGGAISINGLRFKGYPISSLPSGTVPFKSGLDVSDNVGVANCLFK
- a CDS encoding diacylglycerol kinase → MRNSFLGKRLKAFRYAFKGAFLLIRNEASIQVQTALAIIMTIAGFYFEITTVEWMFQIFAIGLVLSIEGLNTAVEEIADFVHPDFHNKIGLIKDIAAGAVFFAAVTAIIIGCFIYIPKF
- a CDS encoding response regulator transcription factor, whose product is MTVQPTIKICIIEDDALILKSLQQVLNNADGFKVIGTYFSAEEALENFSENYPDVLLLDIDLPGISGIEAIAKLKKIQPDLNIVMLTIHEESEHVFSALRQGAVGYLVKGNHSKLLLDGIREVFEGGAPMSPSIAREVITSFKPSYETILSERELEVLEKLSNGTNNSQIADELFVSVNTIKAHVKNIYKKLHVNSRAEAVKKGFRKGLF
- a CDS encoding OmpA family protein produces the protein MKNKNFITALIVSVLVAFLGVQTAEAQIWKKLGKKSEDVITRKLEKKVEKDTGKAMDTLLGNDGGSSSSGTSNDGTSNGNSGEPDSGSNTEVAQTETATVTMYKKSDWVPGEDIILFDDFADDPVGDFPQLWNTKGSGELVTLSDNPKQKWLKMYNYTKYEPDLPKNLPKDFTVEFDVRAFNLKNNNTSQTAGFYVYLADGVKPLKLGQRYVYSYFSPYPNWVKAQNLKSIDHQGEGEMAVGRTERDIRQAFQKGMHVAISVKEKRYRMYVNGEKIFDAPRAINDSKNFGSIIFDSYGLKDDQAILLTNLRVAEGLPEPRTKLFKTGSYSTTAITFDVDSDKLKPEAYGILKEIAEAINSEQGKNILITGHTDSDGSDEHNMDLSNRRAASVKNALVNEFGVSEARLTTQGKGESDPVASNDTALNKAKNRRTEFKLL
- the tpx gene encoding thiol peroxidase, with protein sequence MAEIKLGDNTIETFGTLPKVGEKAPDFELTTRDLSSKKLSDYKGSRVVMNIFPSIDTNVCATSVRKFNEKATGLENTKVLCISKDLPFAQQRFVNDEELNNVTNLSDFRDGNFGKNYGVEMTSGALRGLHSRAVVVLDEDGKVIYNQQVPAIGEEPDYLSALKTLL